The Novibacillus thermophilus genome segment ATTTCTCCCCGCTTCGTACACTTTGACAGTAAACGGATAGGGACCGTCTTGTGTATCCATCGGTGTATAGAACGCTCGTCCTCCATCGAGCCACTCTCCATGTGGTTTATTTTGTTGATACTTCACTTCATACCCGTTCCGTTCAACCCATGCTTGGGAAAGACGCCACTCGTTATAATCAGAGCCGGCAGGGTACACGTGATCCATGTCGGAACGCGTTCCGTCAGGCACTTCCATATGGGCTTTTCTTGGTCCGCTGTAACGACCACTTTCATCAACATATTCGCTTTCGATTTCAAAGTTAAATCCTTGGCCGGCTTCTACTACATTAGTCCCTTGCCGTTCAATATTTCCGTCGTCATCGACAAAACTTCCTTCCGGTTTGTTCTTGTATGAGGCGTGGAGATGTTCGTAATAGTAACCTGTGATCGTTTCATACTCCCATCGTTCTCTGTCCTCATTCCACCTGGCGTTTCCTTGATACTGGAACGTCCCCGTGATACCGTAAGTCCCACTGGGGCTCACTCCACACAATGCTGCGCTTTGCTTATCCCAAACTGTAAGCGGCGCACGGGCAATATCGTTGCTGTACGTCGTCTCTTTAATGCTTCTACTCGGATTAATTTCCGCAATCAACTCATAATCTCCCGCACGATCGGCTGTCCATTCAAAGTACAATGAACGTGCTTGTCCACGGACAAGTGAAACAGACTGTTCTCCCAATGTTCTGGTGCTGCCGTTTTCTTTGTTACGGAGTGTGAGTCGCACTTTTGTGTCAGTATTCGGCGCTTCTCCTTTGTTCATGCGTCCGACATTTACCCGCGTCAGTAGTTTTTGTGTCTCAAAATATTTACCACCCGTAACCGAATCCGTATAAAGATCAATACCACCGTATAACGGGAAGTTTTTGGTCATGGCATTATCACTGTATGTTTCTTCATTATCCGGTTTGTTTTCGTCCGGATTAATTTTTGCCCATACCTGTAAGACAGTTGCGTCATCTGATAAAGTTCCTGCCCTTATGGTTGGCCCTCGTACCCATTTCCTTTCGTTCGCCTGTAATGTGAAGTTTCCTGTCTTTTGAATGGACCCGTTCTGTATCCTCCATCCCATGTTAGTCGTCATTGCACGCCCTGATTCATTTTCTACTTGCGCCTCGATTATGATGTCCTCTTCCCTGTTAGGCTCAGATGGTCGAGTACGAATATCGTGAATTTTAAGGTTTGGAAGACCTGCCGAATACGCAAACAAATAGCCGTTAGTACCACTCGAATTTGGCAGTGAACCTGAGTTCCCTCCAACTAACAAATGTTGGGCCGCAGGCATTGTTTCAGTCGCTAACCCCATACCGGGGAAGAATGAACCTTCTCCGCTTGAACTCACTACACGCACTTTCTGTTGTGGTTTCCCATTATAATCATGCGTAATCGTTCTCCGGTTACCCGTAAATAAATCTAATACATGGAGATAACCGTCAGTTGTTCCAAATAGGACATAATAGTCATTCCTGCTTTCTCTAATAATCGTTGGCGAGTTCGCGACTTCGACACCGGGATTATGAACCCAACGGGTACTTCCATTGCGAGCATCAAAAGCAACGATACGACCGCTTCCCCTCCCGTTCATATAGCGATATGGCACGACGATGTAATTGCCTACTATGGATGGAGAGTTATTGACTAACGTGACGGTATTATTTCCTGTTTGGTGTTGCTGATTTTGCCATATTAACTTCCCATTATTAGCGTTAACCGCATACATTCCACCGGACTTGTCTGAAAAATAAACAACACCGTCTCGGTAGACGGTACTGGTGGCAACGCCGTTTCTGGTTTTAAATTGCCATGCCAAACTTACAGATGGTTTACTTCCACTCTTACTTACATCGATGGCGACAACTCTACCTTCCTTGTTTTTGGCAGAGTAGGTTATAGGTATAAACATTCGGTTATCATGAACAGCAGGTGAACCCGTAATAGTTATGGAGCTGTCCCCATCACGAAAACTAACAATCGTACTTTTATTTGTCACACCTTTATATAAATCTTTATACAAACGAAGATTTGCGTTGGCATCCGCAATCGCTAACGTACCATTAACTATCGGTGTAGGCGCAGAAACTAAACGCCCTCCTGATGTTTGGATCCATCCTTTTGATTTTAAAGTTACAGGATCTAATGCATAAACTCTATCATTTCCCGTACCCACGAACAAAGTATCATAAGCAACTGAATATGACAATTGACTTCGTCCCTCATAATTCGACGTTAAAAACCTACTTTTTCCTCCTTTTGAAATAAAGTCTTGATATATTGTTGACTCTGCTTCACCTTTAGGATGGAAGTCCATATTTATTGGTATTTTAAAAATAATCCCACCTGCAAAATGGTAGAAAAAATCACCCACATGAATAGGTTGTGAAATACTCCACCCTAAGTTCATCGCCCATTTATAATACAAAGGCGGTTTCGTCATACCATCGTCTGTTATACGTTCTCGTTTTCTCGTTTGTCCAAAATTGTACCAAGTGCTATTTGCCGCTAAAACCTCAAAAGGAAAAGTGGATAACACTAGAAGAAAACACAACAAAACAATACTCCATATTTTCTTTCGTCTCAATACTTGACAACCTCCTTTCAACAAAAAGAAGCCCTCTGTAGAGAGAGCTTCTTAGCTTATTAACAACTAATCTAACTCAATAATGATTACATCGGCATCTTCATCTGAACCTCCTGGCCCAGAATCAGGATCATCAGGTACGGTTGGATTTCTCCAAGGATTATCCTCCTCCGGCGGTTTCGGCTGAGGCTTCGGCTTTGGTTTTTCCGGCTTCTTCGGTTTCTCAGGTTGTTTCGGTGGTTTCGGCGGTTTCACTGTTCCTTTATTCTTATCTTTGGGCTTGTCTTGTTTTGGTTTAGACTTTGGTTTACTTTCTGACTTCGATTTGGTATTACTGTCCGACTTAGATGACGTTGATTTAGAAGATGACTGTTTAGATGTACTCTTTCCAGAATCTTTCTTCACCGCACTACTGTTTGCCTTATCACTGGCTTTCTTACTTACAGCCGCATCTTTGTCCTTCGTGTCATCACGGTCCTCTAACTTCCCGCTGTTATCCTTATCGGCCCCGTCATCACTAACGGACTGAACCCCATCGTCTTTTTTTCCGTCGTCACCCGTTTTAACACCGTCGTCCTCACTGTTGAGGGCATCTTTTACTTTGCTGTCGTCAATTTCAACAGTATCTTTCTCATCGGGAAAACCCATACTATCCAAGTCATCATTGCCGAATACTAATGCCGTCCCCCCGATAAACAACACACCGATCACCGAAAACACGACAACATACGTCAGTTGCGTCCAGTTCTTTGGCGATAGTCTCTTCCAAAGACTCTCCTTTTGCCTATCCTCTTTTCGTTTCATTGGTAAAATTCACCTCCAAAGGTTTTTATTCAATCAAAACACGGATTCTCCAAAAATCAAGCGCTTTCTCTGCCATACACGAATAAAACTTCCTATTTTTGTATATCGACATATCACGTGGCATCATATACTCGAAATACAAAAGTGCG includes the following:
- a CDS encoding PQQ-binding-like beta-propeller repeat protein, whose product is MRRKKIWSIVLLCFLLVLSTFPFEVLAANSTWYNFGQTRKRERITDDGMTKPPLYYKWAMNLGWSISQPIHVGDFFYHFAGGIIFKIPINMDFHPKGEAESTIYQDFISKGGKSRFLTSNYEGRSQLSYSVAYDTLFVGTGNDRVYALDPVTLKSKGWIQTSGGRLVSAPTPIVNGTLAIADANANLRLYKDLYKGVTNKSTIVSFRDGDSSITITGSPAVHDNRMFIPITYSAKNKEGRVVAIDVSKSGSKPSVSLAWQFKTRNGVATSTVYRDGVVYFSDKSGGMYAVNANNGKLIWQNQQHQTGNNTVTLVNNSPSIVGNYIVVPYRYMNGRGSGRIVAFDARNGSTRWVHNPGVEVANSPTIIRESRNDYYVLFGTTDGYLHVLDLFTGNRRTITHDYNGKPQQKVRVVSSSGEGSFFPGMGLATETMPAAQHLLVGGNSGSLPNSSGTNGYLFAYSAGLPNLKIHDIRTRPSEPNREEDIIIEAQVENESGRAMTTNMGWRIQNGSIQKTGNFTLQANERKWVRGPTIRAGTLSDDATVLQVWAKINPDENKPDNEETYSDNAMTKNFPLYGGIDLYTDSVTGGKYFETQKLLTRVNVGRMNKGEAPNTDTKVRLTLRNKENGSTRTLGEQSVSLVRGQARSLYFEWTADRAGDYELIAEINPSRSIKETTYSNDIARAPLTVWDKQSAALCGVSPSGTYGITGTFQYQGNARWNEDRERWEYETITGYYYEHLHASYKNKPEGSFVDDDGNIERQGTNVVEAGQGFNFEIESEYVDESGRYSGPRKAHMEVPDGTRSDMDHVYPAGSDYNEWRLSQAWVERNGYEVKYQQNKPHGEWLDGGRAFYTPMDTQDGPYPFTVKVYEAGRNNLEMCMEGEVIVDGMLYDDFYVRRVYPGNPFPFGVTPMWEGHEHLLTDLLDWYEGRE